The following are from one region of the Ananas comosus cultivar F153 linkage group 20, ASM154086v1, whole genome shotgun sequence genome:
- the LOC109725503 gene encoding protein WEAK CHLOROPLAST MOVEMENT UNDER BLUE LIGHT 1-like — protein MEQITEANASSSQEYDPSTPFSSMESPTNPEPLTSPFVNETIHSPHQQCETKDSIMLVPETSMLDTSISPESEPDQSEDTNSIAVAEHLKDVELGRGLIDTAAPFESVREAVSKFESIVDWKAQKAIILERRENVELELKKAQEEIPEYKSKLEAAGAAKAEALKDLDSAKRHMDELKLSLEKSETQETQAKQDSELAELRFEEMKKGITGKESFAAKAQLALAKERHSKAVSDLVSVREEIESLHGEYISLVSERDIAIRKAEEAIDKSIEIEKVVEDLTLELITMKELLDSAHSEHLEVEEQRINFALDWDTENNTLESDLRKAEGEMRQLSEQLLSANDLKSRFETASTLLLNLTAEVASYVKREVYKDQEGPTNDSDRISLQVKLVAAQNELKEVKAKTERSKSKVDHLRAVASALRADIERMKAAEGFHNGIALPVEYYNTICKKAREAEEIRNKRVISAIEQIEVARKSESKIKEKLRETNMKIEGITRTMRTALDKAEKAKEGKLALETELRQQRAEYELRRRGGTVPAISNLERNDAENSTNFAKMRRRSFFPQVVMFLARRKAQSLR, from the exons ATGGAGCAAATAACAGAAGCAAATGCGAGTTCTTCTCAAGAATATGATCCTTCCACTCCTTTTTCATCAATGGAAAGTCCTACTAATCCAGAACCTCTTACTTCGCCATTCGTCAATGAAACAATTCATTCTCCTCATCAGCAATGCGAAACAAAGGATTCTATAATGTTGGTTCCAGAAACTTCTATGTTGGATACATCGATAAGTCCCGAATCTGAACCAGACCAATCAGAAGATACGAATTCTATCGCAGTTGCTGAGCACTTAAAAGATGTCGAGTTAGGTCGAGGCCTTATTGATACTGCAGCGCCTTTTGAATCTGTTCGCGAGGCTGTAAGTAAGTTCGAGAGTATTGTTGATTGGAAAGCTCAGAAGGCCATAATTTTGGAG AGGCGCGAGAATGTCGAACTCGAACTCAAGAAGGCGCAGGAAGAAATTCCGGAGTACAAAAGTAAACTAGAAGCTGCAGGAGCAGCTAAAGCAGAAGCACTGAAGGACCTTGATAGCGCCAAGAGACACATGGATGAACTTAAACTAAGCCTGGAAAAGTCCGAAACGCAAGAAACTCAAGCCAAGCAGGATTCAGAACTCGCCGAGCTCCGCTTCGAAGAGATGAAAAAAGGAATCACCGGTAAGGAGAGCTTTGCAGCAAAGGCGCAATTAGCACTCGCCAAAGAGAGGCATTCGAAAGCTGTTTCGGATTTGGTATCGGTAAGAGAAGAGATAGAATCTCTCCATGGTGAGTACATTTCTTTAGTTAGTGAGAGGGATATTGCAATAAGAAAAGCTGAAGAGGCTATTGATAAGTCTATAGAGATTGAGAAAGTTGTTGAGGATCTTACTCTGGAGCTGATCACAATGAAGGAATTGTTGGATTCTGCACATTCTGAACACCTTGAAGTAGAGGAGCAAAGAATTAACTTTGCACTGGATTGGGATACAGAGAATAATACATTGGAGAGTGATCTTAGAAAAGCTGAAGGGGAAATGCGACAGCTTAGCGAACAGCTTTTATCGGCAAATGATCTTAAGTCGAGATTCGAAACGGCTTCTACATTGTTGCTTAATCTAACAGCTGAGGTAGCTTCTTATGTGAAAAGAGAAGTTTATAAAGATCAAGAAGGACCAACTAATGATAGTGACAGGATAAGCCTACAAGTGAAGTTAGTGGCGGCCCAAAACGAGCTCAAGGAAGTAAAAGCTAAAACCGAGAGGTCGAAATCCAAAGTGGATCATTTACGAGCCGTGGCTTCTGCTTTGAGAGCTGATATCGAAAGAATGAAGGCAGCTGAGGGCTTCCACAATGGCATTGCACTTCCGGTAGAATACTACAACACGATTTGCAAGAAAGCCCGTGAGGCCGAGGAAATTCGCAACAAGAGGGTCATATCTGCGATCGAGCAAATTGAGGTAGCAAGGAAATCTGaatcaaaaattaaagagaagtTACGGGAAACAAATATGAAGATCGAAGGGATAACGAGAACGATGAGAACTGCTTTGGACAAGGCGGAGAAAGCGAAGGAAGGGAAATTGGCTTTAGAGACAGAGCTGAGGCAGCAGAGAGCAGAATATGAATtgcgaagaagaggaggaacTGTTCCTGCTATATCTAATTTGGAAAGAAACGATGCGGAAAACTCTACAAATTTTGCGAAAATGCGTAGGAGATCCTTCTTTCCGCAGGTAGTCATGTTTTTGGCAAGAAGGAAAGCTCAGTCTTTGAGGTAA
- the LOC109725516 gene encoding galactoside 2-alpha-L-fucosyltransferase-like has translation MRSQKPSAVPQSAFGAVWPSVVLIGCLMTLPLLVFLCSGGQWNSSTVWLQRVSMAVHQGFVDKTAHRGSEDAALSLPRDSRLGGLIAPGFDEQSCISRYQSCHFRKPTPHSPSSYLLSRLRKYEALHKRCGPNTALYRKSITQLNSGHSMNLMECNYVVWAPFNGLGNRMLTIASAFLYALVTNRVLLIHQTEDLTDLFCEPFPGTSWVLPSDFPVKDLSSLRLGTEQSYGNLLKNKKIKQDAKVMSESLPPYVYVHLQHDYEHTDRLFFCDEDQLVLKKINWLLLTSDMYFVPSMFLIPQFEEELRWMFPEKETVFHHVGRYLFHPTNAVWGMVARYYTSYLAMAEEKVGIQIRTFSWLPISSENFFNQIIACSRQENLLPGINLNATFAASRRDKAKSKAILVTSLYSEYYERIKSMYFEHTTATGEIISVYQPTHEEQQKTDKQSHNQKALAEMYLLSYCDVLITSGWSTFGYISQGLAGLKPWILLSPKDQKAPDPPCVRAMSMEPCFHAPPSYDCKAKKNVDMGAIVRHVRHCEDVGQGIKLFD, from the exons ATGAGGAGCCAAAAGCCATCTGCAGTCCCGCAATCGGCATTCGGAGCCGTCTGGCCGTCGGTGGTGCTGATCGGCTGCCTGATGACTCTGCCGCTCCTCGTCTTCCTCTGCAGCGGCGGCCAGTGGAACTCATCGACAGTTTGGCTTCAGAGAGTAAGCATGGCGGTGCATCAAGGCTTTGTCGACAAAACGGCGCATCGAG GTTCAGAAGACGCGGCACTGAGTCTGCCAAGGGACAGTCGTCTCGGCGGCCTGATCGCCCCTGGCTTCGACGAGCAATCCTGCATAAGTCGTTACCAGTCGTGTCATTTCCGCAAGCCCACGCCCCACTCACCATCCTCCTACTTGCTCTCCAGACTCCGCAAATATGAAGCATTGCACAAAAGATGTGGCCCCAACACCGCGCTCTACCGCAAGTCGATCACGCAACTCAACTCCGGGCACAGCATGAACCTCATGGAGTGCAACTACGTCGTGTGGGCGCCTTTCAATGGCTTAGGCAATCGCATGCTCACCATCGCCTCCGCATTCCTCTATGCTCTCGTCACGAACAGGGTCCTCCTCATCCACCAAACCGAGGACTTAACCGATCTCTTCTGCGAGCCATTTCCTGGGACATCTTGGGTTCTTCCCTCCGACTTTCCCGTAAAAGACTTGTCGAGCCTTCGTTTGGGTACCGAACAAAGTTACGGAAACTTGCTAAAGAACAAGAAGATAAAGCAGGATGCTAAAGTCATGTCCGAGTCCCTTCCCCCGTATGTTTATGTCCATTTGCAGCACGATTACGAACACACGGATAGGCTCTTCTTCTGCGACGAAGATCAACTAGTACTCAAAAAGATCAATTGGCTACTGCTTACATCAGATATGTATTTTGTGCCGTCGATGTTTCTAATCCCGCAATTTGAAGAAGAACTCCGGTGGATGTTTCCGGAAAAAGAAACTGTATTTCACCACGTGGGTCGGTATCTTTTCCACCCAACCAACGCAGTTTGGGGAATGGTTGCAAGATACTACACATCTTATCTAGCTATGGCCGAGGAGAAGGTCGGCATTCAAATCAGAACGTTTTCGTGGCTACCGATTTCATCAGAAAACTTCTTCAATCAGATCATCGCATGCTCTCGTCAAGAGAACCTATTGCCTGGTATCAATCTCAATGCGACATTTGCTGCCTCGAGAAGAGATAAAGCAAAATCGAAGGCAATTCTCGTGACTTCTCTCTATTCGGAGTACTACGAAAGGATCAAATCCATGTACTTCGAGCATACAACCGCAACCGGGGAGATCATCAGCGTATACCAGCCGACCCATGAAGAGCAACAGAAAACAGACAAGCAGTCGCATAATCAGAAAGCGCTAGCAGAGATGTACCTCTTGAGCTACTGTGATGTTCTGATCACGAGCGGTTGGTCGACATTCGGGTACATAAGTCAAGGACTTGCTGGACTGAAGCCGTGGATTCTGCTGAGCCCGAAAGACCAGAAGGCACCTGACCCACCTTGTGTTCGCGCCATGTCGATGGAGCCATGTTTCCATGCACCCCCCTCATATGATTGCAAGGCGAAGAAGAATGTGGATATGGGAGCGATCGTACGGCATGTGAGGCATTGCGAGGACGTTGGCCAAGGCATTAAGTTATTTGACTAG
- the LOC109725442 gene encoding probable BRI1 kinase inhibitor 1 — protein MFLLHPSPPPHEFSFTLPLHPLVNSKHAATPANDIFLHGHLLPLNNLVKEKERTMPSALSAFLGLESWRKRSRTTAEDKNKNKNKKAFDAAQFLRKKYASMVEPLLFFFNKDKESKRGVTPRRYSFSGHSGYIFAKEKWKKKRTAHSSVPASARTSPVNSGRLAGTPTVSFSSSDKSSMEELQSAIQAAIAHCKNSIAEKGCREV, from the coding sequence ATGTTTCTCCTccacccctctcctcctcctcatgaGTTCTCCTTCACACTTCCCCTTCACCCTCTCGTAAACTCCAAACACGCCGCCACCCCCGCCAACGATATTTTCCTCCACGGCCACCTCCTCCCCCTCAACAATCTCgtaaaagagaaggagagaacCATGCCGAGTGCCTTATCCGCGTTTCTCGGTCTCGAGAGCTGGCGTAAGCGAAGCAGAACCACCGCAGAAgacaagaacaagaacaagaacaagaaggCGTTCGACGCAGCTCAGTTCTTGAGGAAGAAGTATGCTAGCATGGTGGAACCCTTGTTATTCTTCTTCAACAAAGATAAGGAGTCGAAGCGCGGTGTTACACCAAGGCGGTATTCGTTTTCGGGCCATTCGGGTTATATCTTCGCTAAGGAGaagtggaagaagaagagaactgCACACTCCTCCGTTCCCGCATCGGCGAGAACGTCGCCTGTGAACAGCGGACGCCTCGCGGGCACGCCGACGGTGAGTTTCTCTTCTTCGGATAAGAGTAGTATGGAGGAGCTCCAAAGCGCTATTCAGGCCGCGATTGCGCACTGTAAGAATTCCATTGCTGAGAAAGGATGTAGAGAAGTTTAA
- the LOC109726007 gene encoding uncharacterized membrane protein At3g27390-like isoform X1: protein MMETMPSSSSPLDSLNQPLRIAYVVFAFCSAFFLGGLKAFLVGPIAAALLIIGNFGVILGLFPAHVGWTVYSIIKTNRVNAALKFALLLALPTLFGLWLALSISGSVLVGLGYGFFTPWVSTFEAFREDSETKKFLHSVVDGTWGTIRGSCTVVRDFADMCYHSYPLYLKEFRESPANLQPYSIRLLYVPACILVALLGLTVDVPLYTIIALIKSPYMLFKGWQRLLHDLISREGPFLETVCVPIAGLAILLWPLIVVGSVLLAIVSSIFIGLYSSVVVYQERSFRRGVAFVVAMVSEFDEYTNDWLYLREGSILPKPRYRKRKQSRSEEFSVGPTVAKGEASTSGSSGAPGLLVPKLAPSRSVREAIQEVKMVQIWENMMKSCEMRGRELIDSNSITSVNLIEWLGTKGNSQEFVGLGLPSYAFLQSLLYSIKCGSSGLLLSGGIEVNHLNRPQDRVVDWFFHPIMVLKDQIQVLKLREEEVSLLEKLVLYIGNSQSASASSSIPVIPQDALRLAQIQAISRRLVGIQRSISKFPTYRRRFRHVVKLLLAYSLSREGLDGSHSTTSASSNEIVIAEA from the exons ATGATGGAGACGATGCCCTCTTCATCGTCGCCGTTGGATTCGCTGAATCAACCGCTCAGGATCGCCTACGTCGTGTTCGCCTTTTGCTCCGCTTTTTTCCTCGGAGGCCTCAAAG CATTTTTGGTGGGTCCTATTGCGGCGGCGCTTCTTATAATTGGAAATTTCGGGGTGATACTTGGCCTCTTCCCTGCTCATGTTGGGTGGACCGTTTACTCTATCATTAA GACCAACCGTGTCAATGCAGCTCTCAAATTCGCTCTACTTTTAGCTCTGCCAACATTGTTTGGATTATGGCTAGCTCTCAGCATTTCTGGAAGTGTCTTAGTCGGGCTCGGTTACGGCTTCTTTACGCCGTGGGTCTCCACTTTTGAGGCCTTTCGAGAGGATAGTGAAACCAAGAAGTTCCTCCACTCTGTTGTG GATGGAACTTGGGGCACAATCCGAGGGAGTTGCACGGTGGTTAGGGACTTTGCAGATATGTGCTACCACTCCTACCCGCTCTACCTGAAAGAATTTCGCGAGAGCCCTGCTAATCTTCAGCCCTACTCAATCAG GTTGCTGTATGTGCCTGCTTGTATTCTTGTTGCTCTGCTGGGCTTAACAGTGGACGTGCCGCTTTACACCATCATAGCTTTAATAAAGAGCCCTTATATGCTTTTCAAGGGGTGGCAGAGGTTGCTTCATGACTTGATAAGTAGAGAAGGGCCATTTCTTGAAACAGTTTGTGTGCCAATCGCTGGTCTCGCTATTCTTCTGTGGCCTCTCATTGTCGTTGGAAGTGTTCTCTTGGCTATTGTCTCAAGCATTTTCATTGGACTCTATAGCTCAGTTGTTGTGTATCAG GAGAGGTCTTTCCGAAGGGGAGTCGCTTTTGTAGTTGCCATGGTTTCGGAGTTTGATGAGTACACTAACGATTGGCTCTATCTGAGAGAAGGGTCTATCCTTCCAAA GCCCCGATACAGAAAGAGGAAACAATCTCGCTCAGAAGAGTTTTCTGTAGGACCCACTGTTGCTAAAGGAGAGGCCTCCACTTCTGGTTCGTCTGGAGCTCCTGGTTTGTTGGTGCCGAAGCTGGCCCCTTCAAGATCGGTTAGAGAGGCAATACAAGAAGTGAAAATGGTACAG ATATGGGAGAATATGATGAAATCATGCGAAATGAGGGGAAGAGAACTCATTGATTCAAACTCTATAACGTCGGTTAATCTAATTGAGTGGTTGGGAACAAAGGGAAATAGCCAAGAATTTGTGGGCCTCGGGCTACCTTCTTATGCTTTCCTCCAATCTCTCCTCTACTCTATCAAGTGCGGTTCGAGCGGACTATTGCTAAGTGGCGGTATTGAGGTCAACCATCTCAATCGCCCGCAGGATCGGGTCGTCGATTGGTTCTTTCACCCTATCATGGTTTTGAAGGATCAAATCCAGGTCTTGAAACTGAGGGAGGAGGAAGTGAGTTTATTGGAAAAACTAGTTCTCTATATTGGTAATAGTCAAAGTGCTAGTGCATCGAGTAGTATTCCGGTTATCCCTCAAGATGCTCTCAGGCTTGCTCAGATTCAGGCCATTAGCAGAAG GTTAGTCGGCATACAAAGGAGCATATCGAAGTTCCCGACATACAGAAGGAGATTCAGGCATGTAGTGAAACTGCTTCTCGCGTATTCTCTCTCTCGAGAGGGGTTAGATGGCTCACATTCAACTACGTCGGCCTCTTCGAATGAAATTGTGATAGCTGAAGCGTAG
- the LOC109726007 gene encoding uncharacterized membrane protein At3g27390-like isoform X2, with product MMETMPSSSSPLDSLNQPLRIAYVVFAFCSAFFLGGLKAFLVGPIAAALLIIGNFGVILGLFPAHVGWTVYSIIKTNRVNAALKFALLLALPTLFGLWLALSISGSVLVGLGYGFFTPWVSTFEAFREDSETKKFLHSVVDGTWGTIRGSCTVVRDFADMCYHSYPLYLKEFRESPANLQPYSIRLLYVPACILVALLGLTVDVPLYTIIALIKSPYMLFKGWQRLLHDLISREGPFLETVCVPIAGLAILLWPLIVVGSVLLAIVSSIFIGLYSSVVVYQERSFRRGVAFVVAMVSEFDEYTNDWLYLREGSILPKPRYRKRKQSRSEEFSVGPTVAKGEASTSGSSGAPGLLVPKLAPSRSVREAIQEVKMVQIWENMMKSCEMRGRELIDSNSITSVNLIEWLGTKGNSQEFVGLGLPSYAFLQSLLYSIKCGSSGLLLSGGIEVNHLNRPQDRVVDWFFHPIMVLKDQIQVLKLREEEVSLLEKLVLYIGNSQSASASSSIPVIPQDALRLAQIQAISRS from the exons ATGATGGAGACGATGCCCTCTTCATCGTCGCCGTTGGATTCGCTGAATCAACCGCTCAGGATCGCCTACGTCGTGTTCGCCTTTTGCTCCGCTTTTTTCCTCGGAGGCCTCAAAG CATTTTTGGTGGGTCCTATTGCGGCGGCGCTTCTTATAATTGGAAATTTCGGGGTGATACTTGGCCTCTTCCCTGCTCATGTTGGGTGGACCGTTTACTCTATCATTAA GACCAACCGTGTCAATGCAGCTCTCAAATTCGCTCTACTTTTAGCTCTGCCAACATTGTTTGGATTATGGCTAGCTCTCAGCATTTCTGGAAGTGTCTTAGTCGGGCTCGGTTACGGCTTCTTTACGCCGTGGGTCTCCACTTTTGAGGCCTTTCGAGAGGATAGTGAAACCAAGAAGTTCCTCCACTCTGTTGTG GATGGAACTTGGGGCACAATCCGAGGGAGTTGCACGGTGGTTAGGGACTTTGCAGATATGTGCTACCACTCCTACCCGCTCTACCTGAAAGAATTTCGCGAGAGCCCTGCTAATCTTCAGCCCTACTCAATCAG GTTGCTGTATGTGCCTGCTTGTATTCTTGTTGCTCTGCTGGGCTTAACAGTGGACGTGCCGCTTTACACCATCATAGCTTTAATAAAGAGCCCTTATATGCTTTTCAAGGGGTGGCAGAGGTTGCTTCATGACTTGATAAGTAGAGAAGGGCCATTTCTTGAAACAGTTTGTGTGCCAATCGCTGGTCTCGCTATTCTTCTGTGGCCTCTCATTGTCGTTGGAAGTGTTCTCTTGGCTATTGTCTCAAGCATTTTCATTGGACTCTATAGCTCAGTTGTTGTGTATCAG GAGAGGTCTTTCCGAAGGGGAGTCGCTTTTGTAGTTGCCATGGTTTCGGAGTTTGATGAGTACACTAACGATTGGCTCTATCTGAGAGAAGGGTCTATCCTTCCAAA GCCCCGATACAGAAAGAGGAAACAATCTCGCTCAGAAGAGTTTTCTGTAGGACCCACTGTTGCTAAAGGAGAGGCCTCCACTTCTGGTTCGTCTGGAGCTCCTGGTTTGTTGGTGCCGAAGCTGGCCCCTTCAAGATCGGTTAGAGAGGCAATACAAGAAGTGAAAATGGTACAG ATATGGGAGAATATGATGAAATCATGCGAAATGAGGGGAAGAGAACTCATTGATTCAAACTCTATAACGTCGGTTAATCTAATTGAGTGGTTGGGAACAAAGGGAAATAGCCAAGAATTTGTGGGCCTCGGGCTACCTTCTTATGCTTTCCTCCAATCTCTCCTCTACTCTATCAAGTGCGGTTCGAGCGGACTATTGCTAAGTGGCGGTATTGAGGTCAACCATCTCAATCGCCCGCAGGATCGGGTCGTCGATTGGTTCTTTCACCCTATCATGGTTTTGAAGGATCAAATCCAGGTCTTGAAACTGAGGGAGGAGGAAGTGAGTTTATTGGAAAAACTAGTTCTCTATATTGGTAATAGTCAAAGTGCTAGTGCATCGAGTAGTATTCCGGTTATCCCTCAAGATGCTCTCAGGCTTGCTCAGATTCAGGCCATTAGCAGAAG CTGA